In the genome of Camelus bactrianus isolate YW-2024 breed Bactrian camel chromosome 18, ASM4877302v1, whole genome shotgun sequence, the window CCAGCATTTTTGAGAGCCATGACTAGTCTGGAGAAAAGATCCCCAAACTTATTGTACCAAGGAATATTTCCTCATCTCTCCCAAGGTCATCTACTAATACTTTGTGGGACACTAAAGTTCCTGAAGACTCAGTCTGAAAAGTCTCTTCTAGTGCAGTGGTCCAAAGGCATGGAGGAAATTCCCACTGGGCTGGATGAACTGTGTCAGCagcagcaggggtggggagcGATCCAGGAAGCTGTAtcttacctccctcccacccctcattCTGAAGGCTTTCCCTTCAAGAAGCCCTGGGCTTGGAGCAGTGATCCCCAAACTCCAGTCATTTCCTCTCCACTTACCTGCAGAACATGACTTTATCTTTAAATTGATCCCCTCTTTGCACTTAAAACCAGTATTGTTTTACATAAATGTGTTAACCTTAGAAATGAACACAATAAAACCAGAGCAGGGTTATTAAATTCCAGCCAGGTGCTGTTGTGGCTTTAGGCTACCATCTAAAGACTATTTTTGTTAAACACGGAGTTAAGTATCAGAAAGGTGTTAAAGATATAATAGCACCCAATGGAGACACTTCCGTTTCAAAACTAATAGAAGAATTAAGCCATGTTTTTGTGCCACTTACAACTGCCAGGCACACTCCGGAACTCCTGGATGACATTTTAGGGAAAGCTGGAAGCACAGACACTAAGGCTTCAATCTGAACAACTCCACCCCTCTGTCCCACCTGCCACTTCCTACCACTTTCCCCTCTTCTGGCACTCtagcctctccctctcctggttCCATTCACTCAAATCACTCCaattctaaaaaggaaaagaaaaaaaaaaacaagaacaaactaCCTTCAACCCATCTTCTGCCCCCAGGTCCTGCCCCTTTTCTCCTTCCACTCAGTGAAATCCTGCTCCATCCAAAATCTCTCCCTGTTCACTCCTACCCAGTCTTCAGTTCTATTTCAACTGCTGCCACCACCTTGAAGCCCTCCTGGATCGACCATGGGTATAAAGTAACCCTTTCCCCTGAGGGTACACAGGCCACCAACTGTTTCTGTATCATACGCCACAAGAGCCAGGCCAAACCACCTGCCTGCCTATAGAGACACGCTGTCTGGTGCCAACACACTTTGGCACATGTGCACCTCTGCTGGAAATGCCAACCAACCCAGATCCTTCAGGGCTCAGCTCCAGTGCCTACTCTTCCAGGAAGTCTCTCCTGACTTTTCTTGGCTGGAGTTAATTTGTCACTTCCCCTTGGATGACCAGGATACTGGGTTTAAACCTCAGAGTAACAGCCAACAGTCACCGAGGGCCCTATTGATACTATGTGTCCAGGCATGGGGCAATCAAAAGTCAGGGGAGAGAAAGCCAAGTCTATAGTACCTGAGGTGACAAGGGACGTGATAAGAGTCAAAGAGAGGACTTGGGTGGGGAGCTTCTCAGGGAGATGATGCCTGATCTGAGACTTTAAGGGAAGCAGTAGTTATTCTGGTGAGGGCAGGGAAGAAGATGCTGTGAGTTCCAGGTGGGGAAGAGCCAGTGTCCAGCCCAGGGAACAGAGAGCAAATGGAGAGCTCTGAGGACCTCAGGCAGCAGGAACAAAGGGCAATTCATAATCTCATCTTAATAATGTGAATGATGACGGTGACTCCAGCACTAATAACTCGTATTTACTAAGGGTTTACTATGTGCCGCTACCGTTCTATGCATTAAGCATTtaacctcacaacagccctaggaGGTAAACACTATTATCATCATCTCCTCTTTAGAGTTAAGGAAAATCAGGCCCAGGGAGGTTAAGAGACTTACACCAGGTTCATACCTATTACACGGCAGTGGAGCCAGGTCATAAAACAAGCAGGTCTGGATCGAGAGCCTGAACCCTTAAGTGGGGAAGAGGCAAGGATGAAACTACAGAGAGGCCCAGGAGGACCGGGCTGCCAGGCTGTTCTGTCGTGGGCGCAGAACCCAGAGGTGGGGAGTGTGAGCTGTGGGGCtctaaatcccagctctgccacctctgTGTTTtgagtgaccttaggcaagtcacttgcTCTTTCTGGGCTTCCATTTCCCTAACCTTAAAGTGCGGTAAAGGCAGCACTTATTTCAAGGTTTGCTGCAAAAAATGGAGGAAGATAGTACAGGGGAAGTGTTTAGTGCAGTCGCTGTTCGTGTCTAAACATCCATTAGGACCATGAAAGTTCACTGTGAGGATGACAGGGAGCCATGGGTGGGTTCTTTCCAGACCAAGGAATGACACTAAGGCAAGAGGCCAGAAGTCCGAGGCCAAGGCATCCATCCCCCAGAAGAGGCAGAGCCTGATGTCTAGGTTCCCTACCCTTGACTCCAGACACCCCTGACCAAGTCAGCACCCTACTAAGCCCACCTCCAAATTCCTAAATTCACGTCCTAAACCTCCCTCTGGCAGAGGCCCTCTGGGGACATGGAGACGGACAAACCACCACCTGTAAGGAATTCACAGCCTTCTGGGCCCCAACCAAAGCCAGATCCTCCCTCTCAGCTCTCTGGGCTCCCAGATGCCACCACTGTCCTCCAATCTGTCCATCTCTAAACCTTTACTCCCAGTCCCAACTGGCCTAGACCCTGGGTTCTAGTCTCTTCCTTGTCCACGCCCTCCAAAGTCCCAACCTTCTTCCCTGCAACTCAGCACCTCCCCCAGGTCTTGTCagcccaccctctctccccttgcTCTGGCCCATCACTTTGCCTCCTTTTCCAAGAGAAGATGGAAGCCACCAGACAGGAAAGCCTGCAACTCCCTGCTCTCCTACCTACAAATTTCTGTCCTGCGCCATGCTCAACTCTTTCCATGCTCCATCCTgattttctcactttctttcattcattcattcatttgacaagtgTTTTTTTAGCACTTGCTGTATGCCAGGTATCAGAGAAACTAGGGACACAGCAGAGAATAAACAGATCAAGTTCAAACTCAACTCCAGGTGACCTGGCTCCTGTGCCCTCGCCCCCATGTAGCACAGCCACAGATATCAAGGCCTCCTTGTGGCAAAATCCAGCTGCCACTTCTGGTCGCTGACCTCCCATGACTTCTTGCCAACACCCGACACTGTTCATCATTCACTCCTTCCTCAACCTCTCTCCTTCAGGACTCACTCATGCCCTCGATCGCCTCCAAGTCTCTGGCTGTTCCTTGCCTAACCTACAGatgctgacaccctgatttcTGCCCTCTCCCTTAAAGCTGCTACCTATAGGGTGAAAACTCCCAAACGTGGATCTCTCTCTTAAGCATCCGACCTCTACCTCCAGCTGCTCTCCTCTTAGCTCCCAACTGGCCCCACAGCCTCTCAAACCAAACAGGGTGATTCTGAGCACCTTGGCTGCCCCTCCTCCGAATCCCCAAGCTTGGGCCATGACACTGCTGTCTACCCAGGCTCATGGACTAGAAACTCTGCTTAGAGTCATCCTGCTGTCCCCACAGCCATGTGTCACCAAATCCAAGCCATTCTGCTTCTTTCAAAATCCTcaaccccagcccctcctctccatcACACTGCCCCTGCTTCTGAGCCTGGGCTGACAGAGCCCCTGACTGGTCCTACTGTGACCCTCACAAACCCTTGCTCTGCCCTACCCTCACCCTTCTCACCAAAAGCCACCATTTTATTAAGTGTAAATACCcttcaggcactgtgctgtgttTTGTGAGAATCACCTCATTTCATCCCTACAAGGTACTGACATGAACGTAgactacagatgagaaaactgaatccTTGACAGTTACAGCTCTCCACCCATGGCCACACACCAGGAAGTGCAGGAGTCCCAGCTGATGAAACCCATGGGTGCCAGACTCCGGGGCCCAAGCTGGAAACCACTGTCCAGTCCAGCTTCTCTGCTTTGGCCACCTCCTGTCACAAGTCTCTCCTTGAGACAGAAGTGAGGTCCTTTTCAGGTCTGGATCCCACGTGCCAAGCACAGGGCTGGCGCTGATGAAGAGGCCTCAGCCAACATTTCCTCCGCTACAGCACATGCTGTAACGATTTGCTGCTATACTACAGGTTGACTGGGAGCCCTTCCAGGGCACAGACCTGTATTCTGAGGGTGTAAAAGTATGTGCTTTCAGTGTTTGTCACTGAGTGAGTTGCAATGATTACTGTTAGGGCACTGAGTAGTTTCTATTTCCTAGGTACAGTCCTCAATTCTTTAGGTATATTAGCTTACAAAAACACAACAAATGAAATGCCCTGGTTCTCCtattttaacagatgaagaaaatgaggcacagagaagttaagaaactaGCCCAATGGCACACAGCTCATCAGAGGAATAATAAGATTCAACTCTGGGTAGTTTACCTCCAGAGCCTGCCTTCCCATCCTCTGAGCTCTACAGCTTCCACAGAGACTAGAAAGTGTGAACTAGAAATCCTTAGGAAAAGGACTGGGGTTTGAGTTCAGCCACCAAAGTGCACTGCGACTTCAGGTGTCCCTCATGCCCTCACAGGGCTGCTATTATGAGAAACAAATCAGCTAATGCTTGCAAAGTTCCCAACAGGATGCCTGGCCCTCAGTAAGTGCCTGCGAAAGAGCCTGAATTTACTTATTTCATGTTTTCTGAGCACCTGCACTGCCCCTTGTCCCATGCTGGGAACATGAAGATAAAACAGACACAATATCTGTTCCAAACAGTTTCATGGGAACATgacaaagaataaacaaatgaaggcTTGTCAACATGCAGAGAGCCTCTATGTGCTATTTTGGGTTTGGGGGAGGTAGGGGACAATGTCGCAGGagtttgatgtgtgtgtgttggagggggtTGTCCGGGGCAGGACCAGAGAGAAAGGCCAGGGTTTGGGAGGACAACCAACATTTCTGGAGAAACAAGATTCAGGAAGCAGCGAGGAGATGGGGGCAGGAAAGGCAGAGGGTGCTGGTGGTGGCTCTGGGCCATGAAGAACTTCGGAGTAGAATCAGGAGGCCCAAGTATGACTGCCTCTGGGAGGACAGTGTCCCTCAACAAAGGGCTTTCTTATTTGTAAGTGGGACCAATAATAAGACTGTCCCCAGGAGAGGGGGTGTGAAAAGCAAGTGAGATGACACTCGTACAGCAGTGAGCACTATGCCTTGGCACACGTTAAACACTTGTAAGTCACAGTTATTAAGAGGAAAGGTTCTGGAACCagaaggcctgggttcaaattcctggTTCTACAGCTTCCTCTCCACATGACCTTGACCTCAGCTTCATCTGAAAAAGgggataacagtacctacctcaccAAGCTGTTGGGAGGGTTCAGAGAGCTCCTAAATGAAAAGCAGCCTGTGCACAGTCAACTTGGAAGTATCACACTATGGTATGTGCATCCTAAAGAAGTATTATCAGTACAAGaaaaaggcccagagaggctgagggATCTGTtgcaggtcacacagcaagtgaggaGAGTGTCAGCAATGGAACCCAGGCCCGTCCAGGCCACTCACCAGCGGCTCCAAGTCCGGCAGACACGCATGCAAATGCATAGCTCTCGGGGCCCGAGGTGCTGGAAGACACGAAGCCAGGCGGCCCGGGGCAGGGGGTGGTCGGATCCAGCAGCCAAAGGCAGCGTGTCGGGCTCAGGGCTTCGAGGTGGGGGCCGGACGACATGCCGCTCCAGCTGTGGGGGCCGGGGTGGTGGGGCGGGGCCCAGGGGCCAGCTGAGGAGGGGCCCCCCACTGCCGGGGCGCACAGCCCGCCGCCCCCCGCGGTTCTCCTTCTCGCCCGAGCTGCCCCGGGCAGGGCGTCGCCCATTCCGGGCCTCGCCAGGAGCCTCATCCTCACTCAGCGATGTGCCTGAGGAGTCCGAGTCCGAGTCTGAGTCCGATGAGGACGAGGACGTGTCAGGCACCCGCTCCAGCAGCTGGCACATCCGCTTGAAACGCTCTAGCTTCTCCCTCTGTGGTGATGGAGACGGCACCGCCGGGCCCTCAGCAGAGGCCAAAGGCGGCTTTGGTTTCTGCGGAGAGATACAGAGACTGTTCTAAGGCCTGGCACACGCTTTCCCACCCCCCTACCCCTGAGGAGTCACCAGGGGATGAAGAGCCCAAGGGACAGTCCTGAGTTCCAGCCCTGGTTCTGCTCCTGAGTGATGTGCGGCCAGCCAAGTCTGGATGCACCAATCTGGACTtcactttccttatctgtcaCATGAAGGCACTGATCCAAAGAATTAAAAGCCTTATGGGTTTCAACCGCTTATGAGTTTCCAAAAGCAGTGAGGTATGGAGAACAGTGAGAGATCTAGTTTGGAGTATTGGCTTGGCTCTCAATTTTCCATGTGAACTTGGGAAGCCCCTGCCTCGTCATCTACAACATGGAACCCTGGGCTAGACAATTCCAAGTGTCTAATCAATGATGTAAGAGTAACAGTGGTTGTCAGGCCCCAGGTGGAGTCTCCCATTCTCGCTGACTCATGACATCCTTGCAGTGGTTGGAGTGGCAACTTGAGCCATTCTTTTAgacataaggaaactgaggctcagagagattgtggaatttgcccaaggttgcaaactgacaaagacagaggcaggatttgaatgCAATCAGGCAGACCCTTGTATTCAGTGTGCCAGTGCAAAATGACATCTGAAATTCTAgctttgctgtgtgactttaggcaagtctTTACATCTCTCTGGTCCTTATTTTCCTCAAATCTAGTAAATTTTAAGTTTACAAAGCTCGTTCCCTTTCATTAAACAGTTTTGTGGCATAAGTGGGGTAAGGGAGGCAGTATCGTCTCCATttcactgatgaagaaactgagactcagggcaGCTGAGAAGCTGCCAAGACCAAACAGGGAGTCAGCAGTTGAACAGGGATTTGAACTTAGTTCTTTCCCCTTCAAGGTTTGGAAAGATGAAGCACATGGGTCAGATGATACTCCCAAGGGCTCTTGCGAAGTTTGGGGCCCTTGTGGCCTGGCCCCAACTGGCTCTACCCCTCCAATCCTCCCAGGGGCCCAAATGCCCATTGTGGCcaagtggggctggagcaggacaaGGTAGGCAGGAAGGGACAGATTTCTGTCTCCAGGGTAAAGGGTGGGGCAAGGAaaggtgggagtgggagggaggaggtccCCGGCACACCTCCCAGTTCTCGGGAGGGAGCCCAGGGTGGCAGGACGAGAAAGCCTGGCTCGGATTCAGAACCCTGGGGGGCAGAAGGCCAGGGCCGCCTGGGTCCGATCCTCGGAGGAGGCAGGCGTCTCCACCCACCTTCTTCAGGTGCCTCTCTCGGCCTCCTTTCACCTACCAGGGCAAGAAGAAGACATGGGGAAAGGGAGAGACGCCATTAGCCCCTCATTGTCCACAAAACTAAGATCTACGCTCTCCTCTTAGACTACAAGTCCCAGAAGCCCCCATCTCAGGGAGAACTCTGAGCATGCTCACCTTGCAACTAGTGTCTTGGCTCACTGAGCATGCTCTCATCTCTTTCTTCGCCCTCAGGCCCTTTccagcccctccttcctcctctgcagcAGCTAATTTgagcattctctctctctctctctctctatctctctctctctctctctctctctctttcctccctagAGCACCCAAAGCCTCCCGGTCCAATGCCAGCTGCCTCTCACCTGTACCTCTCCTCCACACTGAGCATCCTCCCAAACTCCTTAACTACATCTCCCAACAACCCCTGGGGGAAACCCATGAAGCACTACCTcccaggtccccccaccccaacacacaaaATAGGACTACAGCTCCCAGAAACCCTTAGGCTGGACCTAGTGAGCATGCTCCCTGGCTCACCTTTTTCCTTGGGGTAGGGGGCtcattccctgcctccctctcctttcttttggGGGGCCCAGGCACGTCCTCTGGGGGGGGCCCAGCAGGTAAGGGACCCTTGCgcctgggtgggggtggtggaagTGGCGGCTCCTCCGTCAGCTTCCATCCACTCCCCAGGCTGGCGCCCTCCTCGCCGTTGTCAGCCCTGCGACGGCCTGGTCCCTCACCTGAATCCTGGGGAGATGTTAGCTGGGGGTGAGGTTCTGCACAGATTTCCGACTCCCACCtacccagagcccagcccccagccaagCCGCTGCCCTACCTTGCTGGTCCGGCCTTCCTGGGTGCAGCGAGGGCACTCCCAGCAGTTGGGGATCTCTGCATTGATGACACCCTCAGCTTTCCCCATCTGTAGGCAGACAGCAGAGAGTGGATGTTGGGTGCCAGCAAACCCAGAGACAGCATACCCCACCTGCTTGCTCCCTGACAATATGCCCCACCCCAATCTCCAGGGTCCCCAGGGCCATCACCTTCAGGCAGCCAGGGTGGACGATCTCGTTGCAGATTGTACACTCCATGAGGCTCAAACcaaatttctcttcctctccctccactgtgtcctccttcccagcctccccacACAAGAGGCACACAGCTGTGTGTGGGAGCACGGGctgttgggggagaggagggatcAGGGACCCCAAAAGCAAGCAACAGGAGAAAGACCCTTCCTTCGGGGGACCCTGACCAGCTGCTGCATGAGGTTCAGAATCCATGGGCCACGCTGGGTCAAATTCTGAATTTGCTCCTTTTGGCAATATGGCCTTGAACGACTGACTTAACCTCCTatgtctctctctccatctgtaaaatggggctagaaatttttttcttgcagGACTGTTGTAGGAAGGAGATGATGAGAAACAGGTATTTGATACATAGTTATAGTTATCTCTGTTGTGATTGTCCTATCTGGATCCAGGGCCTGTGTGACCCTGAAATTGTAGCCGGCTTTGGGAAGGGAGAGAGATTACAAGAAAACATGACAATAACACTCAGAGGGCTGGAGGAAACGTTGGCAGCACAGCAGCTTGGGGTGATTCTGAGTTTGCTCAATGAGCAGCACAAGGGTTGCAGTGAACCCCACAATGAACTCGGTTTTGGCAAGACCCCTGGGAACACTAAAGGCATCCAGCTGGTCTTAGGGGAAGGAGAGCAGCCTTCAGACAATGTGACTTTGAGAAAGTCAGTGGTAAAATTAAGTCGTATAAGGGATGCTGAAGGTTGTGAGGCAGGCTCAAGGAAGCAGCAagtagggaaggaaggaaagaaagtgaaCTAAGGGTTGGGGGACAAAAGAAGAGAAGGGCTGTGTAGTAAAGAGACCAATCAGGAAAGAGTGGCTGCAGGAAGAAAGGGAGGTAGTGGCACGAGGAGGGGATGTAGGATACAGCTCACCCCTCATGGCTTCTGGGGAAGGACCACTCTCTGGTGCCCCAGGATGCTCAAGGGTTGAGGAAAGTGGGAAGAAACCCATGTTTCTTAGCTACCTACTGTGTGTTCGGCCTTGTCACAGATACATTCATAGCCACGCTGGTTTGCTATACAACTCAGCAAAGGAAACATTTCACAAAAAAGGTACCGAGGTTCAAAgggatttgctcaaggtcacacagcgcgTAAGACTGGCCTCAAATCCaagaccattctgacaggtaagAAGGAAGCCAAAGACTAAGACCTATTCACAGGGCCAGCTCTGGGGAGGGGTACGAGAGGCCTGGAGCCTTCCATGGGTCTGGGCCTCTGACAGCTGGGAGAAGTATGAAGGTGAGCAGTGGGACAGAGCCTTCTAGGCACCCGAACATCCACCCAGGCTTGAAGCTGAGGACAAGTGGGCCTGATGGACATCTGAACAAAACCAGTGAATGAACGAGTGTACAAGCAGCAACTTAACAGCACATTCTAGAGAGTCACCACCAGTCACCCAGAAAGGTGCTGGGGCCAGCGGGGAAGGGTGCCCGGAGCCCCGGGTGTGCCTGCAGCGGTGGGGGCAGCACTCACGGCAGTGCACTGCCGGAGCAGGCACGACTGCTTCATGCGCCCGGGCCCCCCGAACTTCTTCATGTCTCGGCAGAAGTGGCAGTCCCCGCACTCAGTTCGCACACAGGcccggcagcggcggcagcgggtTCGGCGTCGGCGCGCtccggcccccggcccccggctgctCGACGACATTGGGGGCGTCAGCAACGCCGAGGGCTGTGGGTGAAGGGTGGCAAGGTCAGGGGGGCCCACTGGGGCCCTGGCCTGGGACACTTCTGGCAGCTCCCCCAGGGCAGCAGGAGCTTGGCTTCCTACTGAGGGAGATAAGGAACGAGGAGGTCCCCCCTCCTGCACGGGGTGAGGGGAACCGCTCCCTCTACTCAAGGCCTCTCTCTCTGAAACAGTTCCCCTGGCTCCTCTGGGAACCCAGAGAACTGGCTTCCTGATCTCACTCCTCCCCTAACACTTCTTCAGAGTCCCCTCGTCTAGCCCATGGAGGACGAAGGGACACTGGGGTGGGTGGCACAGGCCCCCTCCACTAACATCCCCACAGCAAAGCTCCTTGGAAAGCCAGGGTCTCCTTGTCTGTAGAGTTACCTTAGAGAGGTCCCAGCTCTTACCCATCCAAATGTGCTCCATCCCATGCTCTCTGCAACCTAAAATGCTCTAGGTTTACCTCCCAGATACCACTAGATTCCTGGGTGGACACTCCACACCTTTGTTATTCTCACCTTTCCTTCTCTCACAAACAACTAACACATAACCTCTCTGTCCCGACCCAATCCCTAAAGATTTACTGGGCTGCCCAAGTTCCCAAGATTCTGAGACCCTCCCTGAGATGCTGCTTCAGAGTCCCTCCTTGGCCCAAAACCTCAACTCCTTTgctccccagagctccctctgctccAAGATGCCCTCCTCTTGGATCTATTGGTCTACCTGGGCAATCTCCCGGATTCCCTGGGATTCTAGAATCCAGCCTGACATCTCCACAGAACTCAAGATGGGTTCAGTCCTACATGtgcaccctccccctgcccctcagctTCCCAGGCTGCTTTCCATCCCTAATTGTCTAGAATCCCTTGGGCTCCCCTTCCCATGGAAACCAGATCCTCCAAGATCCCATACAGACTCAGCAGGCCTGGAGGGTCTCTTCACCGCCAGAGTCTTACCCCAGCTTCCCCCTTTCCAGGGACTTCCAGACCCATCCATGTGGGGAAGGGGCCCACCAGCGCTCCAGGGGAGGGGCCTTGGAGGGCGGCGACTGCAGGCAGGGATGGGGGTCTGCAAGGGGAAGCAGGGTCTAGGAAGGAAGGCCAGTTCCCCAGGGTTGAGAGGTAACAGGAAGGAGGGCTGAAGAGGAGTTTGGAGCAAAGAGAGGGTGAGGCTGGGGCCGGGTAAGGTAAAGAGAAGCCGGGCTAAGGATGAATGGGAGTGGGAGCTGCCCAGGTCTGGAGGGTGAGGAGGAGCCGCATGAACCCACCTCACACGTGTCCCGGGAGCCATCTCTCCCTTCTCGGCAGCTCCCGGCGGGTCGGCGGCCATCGGCGGCGGGGGGGCCGGGCGGCGCGGGGCGCGGAACACTCAGAACGCCGGGGTCCACGGCCCCCCGAGGGCGCTCGGCCCCTCCCTCCGGCGGAGGCCGGGACGGCGGCGAGTGGAGATGGGGGGCGCCGGGGGCGAGGCCCTCCCACGGGCTGCGGCGCGGCCCTTCCAGGGGGAGGTCCTGCTCTGGGGGGCTCAGTCCCTCAGCCCCCCCAGGCCAACGGGGGCTCCTCGGGCGCAGGGTGCACAGCTTCTGACCGGGCCCCACTCAGTCCGGGGGTCCGagtcccagctcccctcccccccgTCCTGCCTCTCCCCAGCGCCCCCGGCCCTTTAACTGGCCCCTTCCCGGCCCCCCACTGCCCAGGGGtccagggccaggcctgggccccCCACCGTTTCCGGGGTTCAAGCCCCGCCCACCGCCGGTTCCCGGGGAGGGGGGGGTCGCTGTaacctgcccccctcccctgggCCCGTCCCTGGTCTGCGGCCCCCTGCCCTACAGCtacggggcggggaggggggggtAAAGGAAGCTGCTCCGGCCCCGCCCCCCCAGCCTGCGCGCAcccccgccctctccccctccccccagcgcGCGACCCTCCGGAGATAgggatttaaataaaatttgaataaatcCCCTTGCTCAAGCAGGAGGGTGGAAGGAAAGGATGTaagggggcagggaaagggggagggggcaaTTGGGGTGCCTCAGCCCCCCTGGTCCCCTGGCCCCGCGGTGCTTCGGCCCGGGGCCCTGGCCGCCTCTCTCATCCCTCCTgagctccttcctccttcctcctctcttccccctcccctcccctccctcctccttccctcctcctcctcctcctctttactccctccttctcccaaaggaaccccgccccctgccccctccttcccccaccacctCCACTTTCCAGGACGAACACGCGCAGCGCACGACGGAAGTCGTAGTCCCGCGGACGCTGATGCCACCGTGGGAACAACGGGACATTGGGGCCAGCAGGGACTACAAACAAGATGGCGGAGGAAGTGCCAAGCCGGGAGCCGAGGATGCCGGGAGTTATAGTCCGGTCGCCCCAAGGCTCCCCGATGCAGAGTATAGAGGAACGGGAACGATGACTACAAGCAAGATGGCCCTCTCCCCCGACCCAACCTCCTTCCCAGGCACTCACACGCCCTCATGTCCACAACCCTCCGCGTGTGTGGTACCTGACGGGAGTCGCAGTCCATCTGCTGCCTTCCCGCTGCCATTTCTACTCGTCAGGAACAATGGAAAGGTGAAAAGGAAAGAGGACTACAAGCAAGATGGAGAAAGAGGGACGGACACCTGACTAGACAGTCGATCTTATGAGGTGCGATGGGAATAGTAGTTTTCTAGCCTTCTAGCGTTCCTTAAGAATGGCGGAACCAGGAGACTAAGGAGACTACCATAAAGATGGCAGGCTACCTTGCCTCTCCCCTTCGCCTCATTCTACTACCTTGGGCACCTCGCCCGCCTGTAATATCGAAATCCCTCTTCTAGTGGCGCAGAG includes:
- the FBXL19 gene encoding F-box/LRR-repeat protein 19 isoform X2 translates to MSSSSRGPGAGARRRRTRCRRCRACVRTECGDCHFCRDMKKFGGPGRMKQSCLLRQCTAPVLPHTAVCLLCGEAGKEDTVEGEEEKFGLSLMECTICNEIVHPGCLKMGKAEGVINAEIPNCWECPRCTQEGRTSKDSGEGPGRRRADNGEEGASLGSGWKLTEEPPLPPPPPRRKGPLPAGPPPEDVPGPPKRKEREAGNEPPTPRKKVKGGRERHLKKVGGDACLLRGSDPGGPGLLPPRVLNPSQAFSSCHPGLPPENWEKPKPPLASAEGPAVPSPSPQREKLERFKRMCQLLERVPDTSSSSSDSDSDSDSSGTSLSEDEAPGEARNGRRPARGSSGEKENRGGRRAVRPGSGGPLLSWPLGPAPPPRPPQLERHVVRPPPRSPEPDTLPLAAGSDHPLPRAAWLRVFQHLGPRELCICMRVCRTWSRWCYDKRLWPRMDLSRRKSLTPPMLSGVVRRQPRALDLSWTGVSKKQLMWLLNRLQGLQELVLSGCSWLSVSALGSAPLPALRLLDLRWIEDVKDSQLRELLLPPPDTKPGQTESRGRLQGVAELRLAGLELTDASLRLLLRHAPQLSALDLSHCAHVGDPSVHLLTAPTSPLRETLVHLNLAGCHRLTDHCLPLFRRCPRLRRLDLRSCRQLSPEACARLAAAGPPGPFRCPEEKLLLKDS
- the FBXL19 gene encoding F-box/LRR-repeat protein 19 isoform X1; translation: MGLEVPGKGEAGPSALLTPPMSSSSRGPGAGARRRRTRCRRCRACVRTECGDCHFCRDMKKFGGPGRMKQSCLLRQCTAPVLPHTAVCLLCGEAGKEDTVEGEEEKFGLSLMECTICNEIVHPGCLKMGKAEGVINAEIPNCWECPRCTQEGRTSKDSGEGPGRRRADNGEEGASLGSGWKLTEEPPLPPPPPRRKGPLPAGPPPEDVPGPPKRKEREAGNEPPTPRKKVKGGRERHLKKVGGDACLLRGSDPGGPGLLPPRVLNPSQAFSSCHPGLPPENWEKPKPPLASAEGPAVPSPSPQREKLERFKRMCQLLERVPDTSSSSSDSDSDSDSSGTSLSEDEAPGEARNGRRPARGSSGEKENRGGRRAVRPGSGGPLLSWPLGPAPPPRPPQLERHVVRPPPRSPEPDTLPLAAGSDHPLPRAAWLRVFQHLGPRELCICMRVCRTWSRWCYDKRLWPRMDLSRRKSLTPPMLSGVVRRQPRALDLSWTGVSKKQLMWLLNRLQGLQELVLSGCSWLSVSALGSAPLPALRLLDLRWIEDVKDSQLRELLLPPPDTKPGQTESRGRLQGVAELRLAGLELTDASLRLLLRHAPQLSALDLSHCAHVGDPSVHLLTAPTSPLRETLVHLNLAGCHRLTDHCLPLFRRCPRLRRLDLRSCRQLSPEACARLAAAGPPGPFRCPEEKLLLKDS
- the FBXL19 gene encoding F-box/LRR-repeat protein 19 isoform X3, which produces MGLEVPGKGEAGPSALLTPPMSSSSRGPGAGARRRRTRCRRCRACVRTECGDCHFCRDMKKFGGPGRMKQSCLLRQCTAPVLPHTAVCLLCGEAGKEDTVEGEEEKFGLSLMECTICNEIVHPGCLKMGKAEGVINAEIPNCWECPRCTQEGRTSKDSGEGPGRRRADNGEEGASLGSGWKLTEEPPLPPPPPRRKGPLPAGPPPEDVPGPPKRKEREAGNEPPTPRKKVKGGRERHLKKKPKPPLASAEGPAVPSPSPQREKLERFKRMCQLLERVPDTSSSSSDSDSDSDSSGTSLSEDEAPGEARNGRRPARGSSGEKENRGGRRAVRPGSGGPLLSWPLGPAPPPRPPQLERHVVRPPPRSPEPDTLPLAAGSDHPLPRAAWLRVFQHLGPRELCICMRVCRTWSRWCYDKRLWPRMDLSRRKSLTPPMLSGVVRRQPRALDLSWTGVSKKQLMWLLNRLQGLQELVLSGCSWLSVSALGSAPLPALRLLDLRWIEDVKDSQLRELLLPPPDTKPGQTESRGRLQGVAELRLAGLELTDASLRLLLRHAPQLSALDLSHCAHVGDPSVHLLTAPTSPLRETLVHLNLAGCHRLTDHCLPLFRRCPRLRRLDLRSCRQLSPEACARLAAAGPPGPFRCPEEKLLLKDS